The following proteins are co-located in the Pyrobaculum calidifontis JCM 11548 genome:
- a CDS encoding RAD55 family ATPase — protein sequence MDLGFRGVTAIYGRPGVGKTTLAMRMAHERLQRGERVLWVSLYEDKETFHKNASLLGYDLSKADFWDFVFVRTDAMLNQIVSAVSQEAYGLVVVDSMSSVLEGAQAREYLINAVYRVFKPAGVDLVAIAEEESATPLDYVVDNLLRLEMRLANGVTERRMYVVKSRGRRAGYYVEFDILEGRGLVFIDELPKPAARGGFEAWSDAVSQAVGPIKGGCAYLFLGGALTPLLAKAAADLSKAGLKVLYRVQGKDAESVRRLVEKFGGKAVVQRAAPRPQSYFAHVMSLYESLNETGADVVVSDGVDLEFLLYGKKALDINLHEVQELRGLGVALLIGMSRDRGLRHAADAVVSIRGGEAVAHTPEGRRICKVEHAPEPALAC from the coding sequence ATGGATTTGGGGTTTAGGGGAGTAACGGCGATATATGGGAGGCCCGGCGTTGGGAAAACCACCTTGGCCATGAGGATGGCCCATGAGCGTTTGCAGAGGGGCGAGAGAGTGCTCTGGGTGTCGCTGTACGAGGACAAGGAGACGTTTCACAAGAACGCCTCTCTCCTGGGCTACGACTTGTCTAAGGCGGACTTCTGGGACTTCGTCTTCGTCAGAACAGACGCCATGTTAAACCAGATAGTGTCCGCCGTGAGCCAAGAGGCCTACGGCCTAGTGGTAGTGGACTCCATGTCGTCGGTGTTGGAGGGCGCCCAGGCGAGGGAGTACTTAATCAACGCCGTGTACAGAGTCTTCAAGCCCGCGGGCGTGGACTTGGTGGCGATAGCCGAGGAGGAGTCGGCCACCCCCTTGGACTACGTAGTCGACAACTTGCTCCGCCTAGAGATGAGGCTGGCGAATGGGGTCACCGAGCGGCGCATGTACGTGGTCAAGTCCCGCGGCCGCCGGGCTGGGTACTACGTGGAGTTTGACATTCTTGAGGGCAGGGGGCTCGTCTTCATAGACGAGTTGCCCAAGCCGGCCGCTAGGGGCGGCTTTGAGGCTTGGAGCGACGCCGTCTCCCAGGCCGTGGGGCCCATTAAAGGCGGGTGCGCGTACCTCTTCCTAGGCGGCGCGTTGACCCCACTCTTGGCCAAGGCCGCCGCAGACTTGTCTAAGGCGGGGCTGAAGGTGTTGTACAGAGTCCAGGGCAAAGACGCCGAGTCGGTGAGGCGCCTCGTAGAGAAGTTTGGGGGTAAGGCTGTTGTGCAACGCGCTGCGCCTCGGCCGCAGAGCTACTTTGCCCACGTCATGTCTCTCTACGAGTCGCTCAACGAGACTGGGGCAGACGTAGTTGTGTCAGACGGCGTGGACTTGGAGTTCCTCCTCTATGGTAAAAAGGCCCTTGACATAAACCTGCACGAGGTCCAGGAGCTGAGGGGGCTTGGGGTAGCGTTGTTGATTGGGATGAGCAGAGACAGGGGGCTGAGACATGCGGCAGACGCAGTGGTGTCCATACGAGGTGGGGAGGCCGTGGCTCACACGCCGGAGGGTCGGCGGATCTGCAAAGTGGAGCACGCCCCAGAGCCGGCCCTGGCCTGCTAG
- a CDS encoding amidohydrolase family protein codes for MCIRVEGRAYLNGRFTRVRIGGEDCRTVQYSNDFLILPGMVDVHVHFRDWELAYKETLAGGAAAALAGGVVAVGDMPNTRPHIRTAELYQRRLREGASLPIIYRLHMGVPADLAELDLAKPRTVKIYPEDIAQFGWAHVKSLLQKCAELNCVAVFHCEDPQLFRDGERPPEAERLCVEKVRALAAETGARVHLTHVTLAETVETARGWATVDVTPHHLYLDTENCRDRGLCLVNPRLRAPDARKRLLAALAAGLVDMYATDHAPHTLAEKASENPPPGICSLDVALGLLLALWKRGVLALGDVVRLYSHRPARLLGVDVDPLAGTFTIVKLEEYTVKGEEFAGTCKFTPLEGLKAFGRVVATAVRGVVYFRDGEAKPLWPTAVSQPRGTPPSTYP; via the coding sequence GTGTGCATTAGGGTAGAGGGGAGGGCGTATCTAAATGGGAGATTTACAAGGGTGAGAATAGGCGGCGAGGATTGCAGAACTGTGCAATACTCCAACGACTTCTTGATTCTCCCCGGCATGGTGGACGTCCACGTGCACTTCAGAGACTGGGAGCTGGCGTACAAGGAGACGCTGGCGGGGGGCGCCGCCGCGGCGCTGGCAGGAGGCGTCGTGGCCGTAGGAGACATGCCTAACACCAGGCCGCACATAAGGACCGCCGAGCTGTACCAGAGGAGGCTGAGGGAGGGGGCCTCCCTCCCCATAATCTACAGACTGCACATGGGGGTCCCCGCGGACCTCGCAGAGCTCGACTTGGCGAAGCCCCGCACTGTGAAGATATACCCAGAGGACATAGCCCAATTCGGCTGGGCGCACGTGAAAAGCCTCCTGCAGAAGTGCGCCGAGTTGAACTGCGTCGCAGTGTTCCACTGCGAAGACCCCCAGCTCTTTAGAGACGGGGAGAGGCCTCCCGAGGCCGAGCGGCTGTGCGTCGAGAAAGTCCGCGCCCTGGCGGCGGAGACTGGTGCCAGAGTACACCTCACCCACGTCACATTGGCCGAGACTGTAGAGACGGCGAGGGGGTGGGCCACCGTAGACGTAACCCCCCACCACCTCTACCTCGACACAGAGAACTGTAGAGACAGGGGGCTGTGCCTAGTCAACCCACGCCTGAGGGCCCCCGACGCCAGGAAGAGGCTGCTCGCAGCGCTTGCGGCTGGTCTCGTGGACATGTATGCCACAGACCACGCCCCGCATACTCTCGCCGAGAAGGCGTCGGAGAACCCCCCGCCGGGGATCTGTAGCCTCGACGTGGCCCTCGGCCTACTACTAGCCCTCTGGAAGCGCGGCGTCTTGGCCTTGGGCGACGTGGTGCGCCTCTACTCCCACAGGCCCGCCCGCCTCCTCGGCGTAGACGTAGACCCGCTCGCAGGGACCTTCACCATTGTCAAGCTTGAGGAGTACACAGTCAAGGGCGAAGAGTTTGCGGGCACCTGCAAGTTTACCCCCCTCGAGGGGCTCAAAGCGTTTGGCCGCGTAGTGGCCACAGCCGTGCGGGGGGTGGTGTACTTCAGAGACGGCGAGGCGAAGCCCCTCTGGCCTACCGCAGTCTCCCAGCCTCGAGGGACACCTCCTTCCACTTATCCCTAA
- a CDS encoding tRNA guanosine transglycosylase family protein, with the protein MKIALGTPLSAVPKPWLYFDVPALIINALEAKRRNPRLALGYEGELWLDSGGFQVLRKGLQLAVEEVAEVYRQVEAQYYLSLDVPPSPTDPPDVAEKKFEKTYRNWVRLSRAVEGVVPVLHVYRDEGLFLKYLRRYLDAPVLAIGGAVPYVLITRGVPRGSREYALRLIKTAREEFKGKLHVLGLGSPSVTPILEALGVDSTDTSTWRVKAAYGKVILPGGGERHVTGRKVNFGPKKALEEELEELRAFLAQTGFPALTPDFSQRLAESFEYRALVNAWVVLHSRTAPRSPAFRKLYAALAAPHSG; encoded by the coding sequence GTGAAAATCGCCTTGGGCACCCCCCTCAGCGCTGTGCCAAAGCCCTGGCTATACTTCGACGTCCCAGCCCTAATTATCAACGCGCTGGAGGCCAAGAGGCGCAACCCCCGCCTAGCGCTGGGGTACGAGGGAGAGCTCTGGCTAGACTCCGGGGGCTTCCAAGTGCTGAGAAAGGGCCTTCAACTCGCCGTGGAGGAGGTGGCCGAGGTGTATAGGCAGGTGGAGGCCCAGTACTACCTCTCTCTAGACGTCCCGCCCTCCCCCACCGACCCGCCAGACGTGGCGGAGAAGAAGTTTGAGAAGACTTACCGAAACTGGGTGCGGCTCTCGAGGGCTGTGGAGGGGGTTGTTCCAGTGCTCCACGTCTACCGCGACGAGGGGCTCTTCCTCAAGTACCTGAGGCGGTACCTAGACGCCCCCGTCTTAGCCATAGGAGGCGCAGTGCCCTACGTATTAATCACGAGGGGGGTGCCGCGGGGGTCCAGGGAGTACGCCTTGAGGCTGATAAAAACGGCGAGAGAGGAGTTCAAGGGCAAGCTCCACGTCCTTGGGCTGGGCAGCCCCTCAGTCACGCCGATACTTGAGGCGCTCGGCGTAGACAGCACTGACACATCCACTTGGCGAGTCAAGGCGGCCTACGGCAAAGTCATACTCCCAGGCGGCGGCGAGAGGCACGTCACTGGGAGAAAGGTGAACTTCGGCCCGAAGAAGGCCCTCGAAGAGGAGCTGGAGGAGCTACGCGCCTTCTTGGCCCAGACAGGCTTCCCTGCCCTTACGCCGGACTTCAGCCAGCGCTTGGCGGAGTCTTTTGAGTACCGGGCCCTCGTCAATGCGTGGGTGGTGCTCCACAGCCGCACGGCGCCTAGGTCCCCCGCCTTTAGGAAGCTGTACGCCGCGCTGGCGGCGCCGCATAGCGGCTAA
- a CDS encoding Trm112 family protein, whose amino-acid sequence MKYRLMDVLACPYDKTFPLRLVVLKRREYPERQYTWPRKPFCEEYCAYRDLKIKDHPKPDTLPCEECHKWEIEAGVIYCPTCGRWYPIIEEIPRMLPDELRNEKEELEFLRSVAEDLKKAAPDIAEKILQQGKPFNLSTK is encoded by the coding sequence ATGAAGTACAGGCTGATGGACGTCCTCGCCTGCCCCTACGACAAGACCTTCCCCCTAAGGCTGGTGGTCTTAAAGAGGCGGGAGTACCCCGAGCGGCAGTACACATGGCCCCGCAAGCCATTCTGCGAGGAGTACTGCGCCTACCGCGACTTAAAGATAAAGGACCACCCAAAGCCAGACACACTGCCCTGCGAGGAGTGCCACAAGTGGGAAATTGAGGCGGGGGTCATATACTGCCCCACCTGCGGGAGGTGGTACCCCATAATAGAGGAGATCCCCAGGATGTTGCCAGACGAGTTGCGCAACGAGAAGGAGGAGCTGGAGTTCCTCCGCTCAGTGGCAGAGGACTTGAAGAAGGCGGCGCCAGACATCGCCGAGAAGATACTACAACAGGGAAAGCCCTTCAACCTATCCACAAAGTAG
- a CDS encoding superoxide dismutase, translated as MQVKKYELPPLPYAYNALEPYIAEEIMKLHHQKHHQGYVNGANAALEKLEKFRKGEAQIDIKAVLRDLSFHLNGHLLHSIFWPNMAPHGKGGGKPGGRTADLINQFFGSFEKFKEEFSQAAKNVEGVGWALLIYEPKTGQLLVVQIEKHNLMHIANAQVLLALDVWEHAYYLQYKNDRGSYVDNWWNVVNWDDVEKRLEDALNGKITKV; from the coding sequence ATGCAAGTTAAAAAATATGAACTACCACCACTCCCATACGCATACAACGCCCTCGAGCCCTACATCGCCGAGGAGATAATGAAACTACACCACCAGAAACACCACCAGGGCTACGTCAATGGGGCAAACGCTGCCCTCGAAAAACTTGAGAAATTCAGGAAGGGAGAGGCCCAGATAGACATCAAGGCAGTGCTGAGAGACCTCTCCTTCCACTTAAACGGGCACCTACTCCACAGCATCTTCTGGCCAAACATGGCGCCCCATGGCAAAGGCGGCGGAAAGCCGGGAGGCCGCACCGCCGACTTAATAAACCAGTTCTTCGGCTCCTTTGAGAAATTCAAAGAGGAGTTTAGCCAAGCCGCTAAAAACGTAGAAGGCGTGGGGTGGGCCCTCCTGATATACGAGCCCAAGACAGGGCAACTTCTTGTCGTACAAATCGAGAAGCACAACCTAATGCACATCGCAAATGCTCAAGTGTTACTGGCGCTTGATGTGTGGGAGCACGCCTACTATCTGCAATACAAGAACGACAGAGGGTCATACGTCGACAACTGGTGGAACGTAGTCAACTGGGACGACGTAGAGAAGAGGCTCGAAGACGCGCTAAACGGCAAAATAACAAAGGTCTAA
- a CDS encoding ABC transporter permease, with protein MIGEVYALYKREVLKLVRSRYMWIMIVAQPLMWILFFGNSLAGMPSAFLRQYFGVDNYLAYMLPGMISILMMSTGMFASMSLVFDKRVGYLKRILVTPTPKAAIHLAKALGAVTRGLLAAPVILLLGAVLGVQYTVNAIALAEWLVALVAAGVGFASLFTALTANTADVQAPGVVMNFITMPLMFTSTALFPRQFFPTWLQAISDANPLTYLTEIGRSALVYGAVPPPSHFAAVLIFAATATALGAIVVEKTLTAD; from the coding sequence ATGATAGGGGAGGTATACGCCTTGTACAAGAGGGAGGTGCTTAAGCTCGTCAGAAGCAGATACATGTGGATAATGATAGTGGCACAGCCCCTCATGTGGATTCTCTTCTTCGGCAACAGCCTCGCGGGCATGCCCAGCGCATTCCTCAGGCAGTACTTCGGCGTAGACAACTACCTGGCCTACATGTTGCCCGGCATGATCTCCATCTTGATGATGAGCACGGGGATGTTCGCCTCGATGAGCCTCGTGTTCGACAAGCGGGTGGGCTACCTAAAGAGAATACTCGTAACCCCTACTCCAAAGGCTGCAATCCACTTGGCAAAGGCGCTTGGCGCCGTTACAAGAGGCCTACTGGCCGCCCCTGTGATACTCCTCCTCGGCGCAGTGCTGGGGGTCCAGTACACGGTAAACGCCATTGCCCTAGCCGAGTGGCTAGTGGCGCTTGTGGCCGCCGGCGTGGGGTTCGCCTCCCTCTTCACAGCACTAACCGCGAACACCGCAGATGTACAAGCCCCAGGCGTCGTCATGAACTTCATAACCATGCCGCTAATGTTCACATCCACAGCCCTATTCCCAAGACAGTTCTTCCCCACTTGGCTACAGGCAATAAGCGACGCCAACCCCCTCACCTACCTCACAGAAATTGGACGAAGCGCACTCGTCTACGGCGCCGTCCCACCCCCCAGCCACTTTGCAGCCGTGCTCATCTTTGCGGCGACCGCAACGGCCCTGGGGGCGATAGTCGTTGAGAAGACCCTCACCGCCGACTAG
- a CDS encoding daunorubicin resistance protein DrrA family ABC transporter ATP-binding protein has protein sequence MAIRAEDLRKRYGDVVALDGVTFHVEKGEVFGLLGPNGAGKTTTIKILTGLTRPTSGRAWVAGFDVVKEAREVKKRIGWIASEVIVDDELTAWENLEIQARLVGVRDWRERAGELLKYFGLWEAAGRPVGKYSTGMRKRLEVAMALLHGPEVLFMDEPTVGLDVGARVGLWEVVKSINRDFGVTVLLTTHYMEEAEALCNRVAIINRGRIVAVGTPDELKAKYGVDVIELEVSGRPDVASLSKFGEVVAVDGRIVIKTRGAEEVLPEVVKAVEGVKSVKVKKASLDTVFINLTGASIEGEQTDIRQLYMRIRRARR, from the coding sequence GTGGCAATAAGAGCGGAGGACTTGAGGAAGAGGTACGGCGACGTCGTGGCGCTGGACGGAGTGACTTTCCACGTGGAAAAAGGCGAGGTCTTCGGCCTCCTCGGGCCAAACGGCGCTGGGAAGACTACCACGATCAAAATATTGACCGGCTTAACTAGGCCCACCTCGGGGCGGGCGTGGGTCGCCGGCTTCGACGTGGTAAAAGAGGCGAGGGAAGTGAAGAAGAGGATTGGGTGGATTGCCTCTGAGGTCATTGTAGACGACGAGCTCACCGCGTGGGAGAACTTAGAAATACAGGCAAGGCTCGTCGGGGTAAGGGACTGGAGGGAGAGGGCTGGGGAGCTCTTGAAGTACTTCGGGCTGTGGGAGGCGGCGGGGAGGCCCGTGGGGAAGTACTCCACTGGGATGAGGAAGAGGCTTGAGGTGGCCATGGCCCTCCTCCACGGGCCCGAGGTGCTCTTCATGGACGAGCCCACCGTGGGCCTAGACGTGGGGGCTAGAGTGGGGCTCTGGGAGGTTGTGAAAAGCATAAACAGAGACTTTGGAGTCACAGTCCTCTTGACCACTCACTACATGGAGGAGGCGGAGGCCCTCTGCAACAGGGTGGCGATAATAAACAGGGGGAGAATTGTGGCAGTGGGGACGCCGGATGAGCTCAAGGCCAAGTACGGCGTCGACGTAATTGAGCTAGAGGTGTCGGGGAGACCCGACGTCGCCTCTCTGTCCAAATTCGGTGAAGTTGTTGCGGTGGATGGGAGAATCGTCATAAAGACGCGGGGCGCCGAGGAGGTGCTCCCCGAGGTCGTTAAAGCGGTAGAGGGCGTCAAAAGCGTCAAGGTGAAGAAGGCCAGTCTTGATACAGTGTTCATAAATCTCACAGGCGCCTCCATCGAGGGGGAGCAGACGGACATCCGTCAGTTGTACATGAGGATAAGGCGGGCGAGGAGATGA
- a CDS encoding signal peptidase I, with translation MREWVKDLIWFVAIVVALVAYARATGVAWPIAVVSSYSMEPTLRVGDFVILAGASCETASPGDIVVYVARNPMWAGSWIIHRVYSKQVGSSCGLVTWGDNNNLPDQAVGEPPVGNNLVGKVVLTIPYVGVFPMVVRPQGIGPVALAAWMGRLALFGGLVYGFYAYFKLGEKRRRRSKRQAKLK, from the coding sequence GTGAGGGAGTGGGTTAAGGACCTCATCTGGTTCGTAGCCATCGTGGTGGCCTTAGTGGCCTACGCCAGAGCGACCGGCGTGGCGTGGCCCATCGCCGTGGTGTCTTCATACTCTATGGAGCCCACGTTGAGAGTCGGCGACTTTGTCATATTGGCGGGGGCCTCGTGTGAGACAGCATCGCCAGGCGACATAGTGGTATACGTGGCCCGGAACCCCATGTGGGCCGGCAGCTGGATTATACACAGAGTCTACAGCAAGCAAGTTGGTAGCAGTTGCGGCTTGGTGACTTGGGGCGACAACAACAACCTCCCAGACCAAGCGGTGGGAGAGCCCCCAGTGGGCAACAACCTAGTGGGCAAGGTGGTGTTGACGATTCCCTACGTCGGTGTTTTCCCCATGGTGGTGAGGCCACAGGGCATTGGCCCCGTGGCTCTGGCGGCGTGGATGGGGAGGCTGGCCCTATTCGGCGGCCTTGTCTACGGCTTCTACGCCTACTTTAAACTCGGCGAAAAGAGGAGGAGGCGCAGTAAAAGGCAGGCGAAGCTGAAATAA
- a CDS encoding ATP-binding protein, translated as MKWWPELIDEISLKPPALHFLFGPRQVGKTTLLKLLVKKLVEGGRDPRTIFYYTCEMAADHRELGEVLGEIVKLKKRWGVSSALVLLDEVTYPREWYRALKFYLDQGHFQNDVIIATGSVSMYAKREVETFPGRRGWGRDYVMYPLSFKKFAEVQGVPPGADPTAWRTELAEALELYLKCGGYPAAVVNCATSGNPGGAADVVISSLAFDLARLKRSEAYAKRLLKAVLETAPSPVSLNALAKEAELRSHKIAFSYLNLLESLYLLRQLYYIDPYRLVEDYKKPRKIHLLDPLVYQAAAKWTGAKIPHEAALLEATVAMHFARSHRVGYWRDGFEVDVVVPELGLGIEVKWGKKAGMKRVGQIVAKTLDLEELAQLLYQL; from the coding sequence GTGAAGTGGTGGCCCGAGCTCATTGACGAAATCTCGCTGAAGCCCCCCGCGCTCCACTTCCTCTTCGGCCCTCGGCAGGTGGGCAAGACGACTCTGCTAAAGTTGCTCGTGAAAAAGCTCGTGGAGGGCGGGAGAGATCCCCGTACTATTTTCTACTACACCTGCGAAATGGCGGCTGACCACAGAGAGCTGGGGGAGGTCCTCGGCGAGATTGTAAAACTTAAGAAGAGGTGGGGCGTCTCAAGCGCCTTGGTGCTCCTGGACGAGGTGACTTACCCCAGGGAGTGGTACAGGGCCCTCAAGTTCTACCTCGACCAGGGGCACTTTCAAAACGACGTGATAATTGCCACAGGCTCGGTGAGCATGTACGCCAAGAGGGAGGTGGAGACTTTCCCAGGCCGGAGGGGGTGGGGGCGGGACTACGTCATGTACCCGCTCTCTTTTAAAAAATTCGCCGAGGTGCAAGGCGTGCCGCCTGGGGCAGACCCCACGGCGTGGAGGACGGAGCTCGCCGAGGCGCTTGAGCTCTACCTCAAATGCGGCGGCTACCCCGCCGCCGTGGTAAACTGCGCCACCTCAGGCAACCCCGGGGGCGCCGCCGACGTGGTGATCTCCTCCCTCGCCTTCGACTTGGCGAGGCTTAAGAGGAGCGAGGCGTACGCGAAGCGCCTCCTCAAGGCGGTCTTAGAGACGGCCCCTAGCCCCGTCTCTCTCAACGCCTTGGCCAAGGAGGCAGAGCTCCGGTCGCACAAGATAGCCTTCTCGTACCTCAACCTATTGGAGTCCCTCTACCTCCTGCGCCAGCTCTACTACATTGACCCCTACCGCTTGGTCGAGGACTACAAGAAGCCTAGGAAAATCCACCTATTAGACCCACTGGTCTACCAAGCCGCCGCCAAGTGGACCGGGGCGAAGATTCCGCACGAGGCCGCGCTCTTAGAGGCAACCGTGGCCATGCACTTCGCCAGAAGCCACAGAGTGGGCTACTGGCGAGACGGCTTTGAAGTAGACGTGGTAGTGCCAGAGCTAGGCCTCGGGATAGAGGTTAAGTGGGGCAAAAAGGCCGGGATGAAGAGAGTGGGGCAAATCGTGGCGAAGACCCTAGACCTAGAGGAGCTGGCCCAGCTCCTTTATCAGCTCTAA
- a CDS encoding MarR family transcriptional regulator, producing MRYLEALLAVVIFVAAASLAFPRIAPLAARVGLIAAIIIAALWLYSYVTSRPPPLASRVLELIRARGPLAARDIVAALGADPAEVEKALEYLVERGAVRRIKRGDVEYYDL from the coding sequence ATGAGGTACCTAGAGGCCCTCCTCGCGGTGGTGATATTCGTCGCCGCGGCGTCGCTGGCGTTTCCGAGGATCGCCCCATTAGCCGCCAGAGTGGGGCTAATCGCGGCAATTATCATAGCCGCCTTGTGGCTGTACAGCTACGTCACCTCGCGCCCGCCCCCGCTGGCCTCCCGCGTGCTTGAGCTCATTAGGGCAAGGGGGCCCCTCGCCGCGAGAGATATTGTAGCGGCCTTGGGGGCAGACCCCGCCGAGGTGGAAAAGGCCTTGGAATACCTCGTGGAGAGGGGAGCCGTCAGGCGGATCAAGAGAGGAGACGTGGAGTACTACGACCTCTAG
- a CDS encoding prohibitin family protein, with protein sequence MAHIPIEVRGPSRRAAAIVAVVIFGLLVASVLLALSAYTLPAGVVAVVVDPVTGTMSKPVKGPAFGFKAPWAYLIEDTYAVEVIEFVAVERGAGRYEFAAPTVLTKDGVTVTVEMVVRYKINPDRFDELAKKFPGVDYDDKVLVPKARQLIRDVISKVSLDYLIENRDVIARQIEQQYREAIESDPTVAGLVEILDVNVQNFILPQQITDAINRKIAAQQDAIRAQFERQRVEELARANYTRVVLNAMAEANATLARARAQAQQILLVANATRSAIEMLIRAAGANATEAARLAELYIYLMGLRDIAQAGNVQIVAISGGGGQVVPVIPLR encoded by the coding sequence ATGGCTCATATTCCTATTGAGGTTAGGGGTCCGTCGAGGAGGGCGGCGGCTATTGTGGCTGTGGTTATCTTCGGCCTTTTGGTAGCCTCTGTACTACTCGCCCTCTCTGCCTACACTCTTCCAGCTGGCGTCGTGGCAGTGGTGGTGGACCCCGTTACTGGCACTATGAGTAAGCCGGTGAAGGGGCCTGCGTTTGGCTTTAAGGCGCCGTGGGCGTACTTGATTGAGGACACGTACGCCGTCGAGGTGATTGAGTTTGTGGCCGTGGAGCGCGGCGCCGGGCGGTACGAGTTCGCCGCGCCCACCGTGCTCACTAAGGACGGCGTGACTGTCACCGTGGAGATGGTGGTGCGGTACAAGATAAACCCCGACCGCTTCGACGAGCTGGCGAAGAAGTTTCCCGGGGTTGACTACGACGACAAGGTCTTAGTGCCTAAGGCTCGGCAGCTGATCCGGGACGTCATCTCCAAGGTCTCTCTGGACTACCTCATAGAGAACCGGGACGTCATCGCGAGGCAGATAGAGCAACAGTATAGAGAGGCCATTGAGTCTGACCCCACAGTTGCGGGCCTCGTGGAAATCCTCGACGTAAATGTGCAAAACTTTATCCTGCCTCAGCAGATTACCGACGCCATTAACCGCAAGATAGCCGCCCAGCAGGACGCCATCAGGGCCCAGTTCGAGCGCCAGCGGGTGGAGGAGCTCGCCAGGGCCAACTACACCCGCGTCGTGTTGAACGCAATGGCCGAGGCCAACGCCACGCTGGCCAGGGCCAGGGCCCAGGCCCAGCAGATCCTCCTTGTGGCAAACGCCACACGCTCCGCCATTGAGATGTTGATAAGGGCCGCGGGGGCCAACGCCACAGAGGCGGCGCGGCTTGCGGAGCTGTACATCTACCTCATGGGCCTGCGCGACATAGCGCAGGCCGGCAACGTCCAAATTGTGGCCATAAGCGGGGGCGGGGGGCAAGTGGTGCCCGTCATCCCGCTGAGATGA
- a CDS encoding METTL5 family protein, producing the protein MFQSRRELEIFVERLPTFKRPKLRLEQYPTDAAIVATAVWDAYMRGLLDSVVDLGCGTGRFALAAAAMGARRVLCVEVDVEALEVARQAAAGLGLDVDFLAADATAPPLARRFDVAFQNPPFGIWSGRGTDVAFLRSAVELADVVYTIHKLATLDYIRAQVEKWGFRLDVLEKAVLKIKPMYKHHRKRIHNVEVFLARVAKP; encoded by the coding sequence ATGTTTCAAAGCAGAAGGGAGCTTGAGATATTCGTCGAGAGGTTGCCCACCTTCAAGAGGCCTAAGTTGCGCCTAGAGCAGTATCCCACAGACGCGGCGATTGTGGCGACGGCCGTGTGGGACGCGTATATGCGCGGCTTGTTGGACTCGGTCGTGGACCTTGGCTGTGGCACTGGCCGTTTTGCGCTTGCCGCCGCGGCGATGGGGGCCAGGAGGGTGCTCTGCGTAGAGGTCGACGTGGAGGCGCTGGAGGTGGCGAGGCAGGCGGCGGCCGGCCTTGGGCTAGACGTGGACTTCCTCGCCGCAGATGCCACGGCTCCGCCGCTGGCGAGGCGCTTCGACGTGGCGTTTCAAAACCCGCCCTTCGGCATCTGGAGCGGGCGGGGCACCGATGTGGCTTTTCTCCGTAGCGCAGTGGAGCTGGCCGACGTGGTGTACACCATCCACAAGCTGGCCACCCTCGACTACATAAGGGCCCAGGTGGAAAAGTGGGGCTTCCGCCTCGACGTCTTAGAAAAGGCCGTGCTCAAGATAAAGCCCATGTATAAGCACCACCGCAAGCGGATTCACAACGTAGAAGTCTTCTTAGCAAGAGTGGCCAAGCCCTAA
- a CDS encoding bis(5'-nucleosyl)-tetraphosphatase produces MYDEVSAGAVVYYGDGGGAEYLLLHYPAGHWDFPKGNVEPGETPEAAALREVKEETGLDVELVEGFREEVEYVYYRGGRRVRKKVIFFLAKAHTKEVKLSWEHVGYAWLPFDKALARLTYDSSRRVLAKAHRHLRAVYNVSKQKGA; encoded by the coding sequence ATGTATGACGAGGTGTCTGCAGGCGCCGTGGTCTACTACGGGGATGGGGGCGGAGCGGAGTACCTCCTCTTGCACTACCCCGCGGGCCACTGGGACTTCCCCAAGGGCAACGTCGAGCCCGGCGAGACGCCCGAGGCGGCCGCGCTGAGGGAGGTAAAGGAGGAGACGGGCCTCGACGTGGAGTTGGTAGAGGGCTTCCGGGAGGAGGTGGAGTACGTGTACTACCGGGGCGGCAGGAGGGTGCGCAAGAAGGTGATCTTTTTCCTCGCCAAGGCGCATACGAAGGAGGTGAAGTTGAGCTGGGAGCACGTGGGCTACGCCTGGCTCCCCTTTGACAAGGCCTTGGCTAGGCTCACCTACGACAGCTCGCGCCGTGTGTTAGCTAAGGCCCACAGACACCTCCGCGCTGTGTACAATGTTTCAAAGCAGAAGGGAGCTTGA